A window of Arcobacter acticola genomic DNA:
TCAGTTTCTTATCAACCAGGAACTACACTAATAGCATCAGGTGTTTATACAAAAGCAGATATTGATTATAACACTAGTGATTTTATACCAAAAGGTGTGACTGTTCTTAAGGATAGAGCAATTGATTTTAATCCAGAATCTAATAGTGTTGCATTAGAGTCTGGTGATACAATTACATATGATTTTTTAATTGTAGCTGCTGGAATTACTTTAGATTATGGATCAATTAAAGGATTAGAAGAAATTGGAGATGCTTATTCTTCTGGAGATGCATCTAAAATTCTAAAAGTTTTTGGAGATTCAGGAGTAACATCTGTTTATAATATTGATTCATCTGTTGCTATGTGGACTCAAATGCAAAAGTTTATAGAAAAAGCTAAAAATGGACAAAAAGTTAAAGGTGTATTTACAGATCCAGAAACTGCAATTAAATGTGGTGGAGCACCTAAAAAAGTAATGTATCTTACAAATGCAAGATTAGTTGAAGCAGGTGCTAGAGAAAATGCTGAGTTAACTTTTTATCCAGATGGTGGAAAACTATTTGGTGTTAAAGAGTATGCAGATGCTATAGAAAAACAATTTATTGCAAGAGATATGAAATGGAATTTTAACCATAATTTAATTGGTGTAGATATTGCTAAAAAAACTGCAACTTTTGACAAGCATTGGCAAGAAAAAGGTGCTTATGATAAAGATTTAGAAGAGTACGAAATGGTTACAAAAAACTTAAATGTAGAAGTACCTTTTGATTTCTTACATATAACACCACCACAAAAAGCACCTGATGAAATTGGGAAATCAGCAATTGGATCTGCAAAAGGTTGGGTTCCTGTTAATAAAGAAACTTTACAACATGTAAAATATAATAATATATTTGCATTAGGTGATATTGCAGCTGTTCCTATGGGTAAAACAGGTGGTACAGTTAGAAAACAATACAAAGTATTAGTAGATAACTTAATTTCTGTAATGGAAGGAAAAGAGCCAACAGCTAAATTTGGTGGATATACAGTTTGTCCTCTTATTACTGATATTGGAAAAGTAATGTTAGCGGAGTTTGATTGGACAGCTAAACCAACACCATCTTTCCCTCTTGATCCAACACAAGAAAGATACCTATGGTGGTTATTAAAAGTTTATTTACTTAAACCAATGACACAATATGGAATGTTAAGTGGAAAAGCATAGAGTTTAAATTGAAAAAGGAATTAATAATCTTTATAGTGATTACATTAGTTTTAACTATAGTTTTTCACCATAAAGAATTTCTAGAATATCCACTTCAACATCTAAAAAATTTTCCCAATTCAGGAGCTTATGGCTTGGGAATCTTCCATCCATTAATATTTTCTGCTTTAGTATACCTAATACTTTTAATCCCAAGAAGAATATATAATCTATTTAAAAGGAGATAATCATGAAAAAAATACTAAGTAGTTTTGCTCTTGCTGCATTACTAACAATGAGTCAATCTTACGCCCAAGAAAATAAAGTTACACCTGAAATTGCAGAGTTAATCAAAAAACATAATTTACAACAAGTAGATTTTGATTATGTACAAAAGAAAGTAGGTATTGGTTTTAGAGGTGATGCTCAAGCTATTTTAATAGATGCTAGACCTGCTTTAAAATATGAAAAAGGAACAATTCCTTCAAGTTTGAATATTACAGATGGAAATTTTGAAAACGACTATAAACAAATAATGAGCTTGGCAAAAGATAAAGAATTAATTGTTTTTTGTGCAGGTTATAATTGTGAGAAAAGTCCAATTGTTGCTCAA
This region includes:
- a CDS encoding NAD(P)/FAD-dependent oxidoreductase; translated protein: MAKNELEKALELVDSEIKKSGISRREAFKLAGLGSAAYLMGGSEAEASTELRASEATGKILIIGGGLAGISTAARLVNTLSNPDITIIEPNPKSVSYQPGTTLIASGVYTKADIDYNTSDFIPKGVTVLKDRAIDFNPESNSVALESGDTITYDFLIVAAGITLDYGSIKGLEEIGDAYSSGDASKILKVFGDSGVTSVYNIDSSVAMWTQMQKFIEKAKNGQKVKGVFTDPETAIKCGGAPKKVMYLTNARLVEAGARENAELTFYPDGGKLFGVKEYADAIEKQFIARDMKWNFNHNLIGVDIAKKTATFDKHWQEKGAYDKDLEEYEMVTKNLNVEVPFDFLHITPPQKAPDEIGKSAIGSAKGWVPVNKETLQHVKYNNIFALGDIAAVPMGKTGGTVRKQYKVLVDNLISVMEGKEPTAKFGGYTVCPLITDIGKVMLAEFDWTAKPTPSFPLDPTQERYLWWLLKVYLLKPMTQYGMLSGKA